One window of the Dehalococcoidales bacterium genome contains the following:
- a CDS encoding acyl-CoA dehydrogenase family protein — MDFELTEEQKLLQTTLRDFAAREIAPAAARIDKADAYPAAEVGKMAELGLFGLTIPEAYGGSGKGETELCIAVEELAHASAAVDNYLRVSLSLAIVPVMRFGTEAQKQKYLPRHAAGEMACFALTESGAGSDPSGMQTAAVKKNGGYVISGGKLFISIGEQAGMVVVFAVTDKALRGKGITAFVLDKNTPGLTVGKREEKMGLHGFISTELVFEDCFVPEESRLGAEGQGLKIALEALDVSRVTVGAEAVGISRAAYEAALGYARERKQFGQALADFQGIQWQLADMATQLDAARLLTRRAAFLCDAGRPFVKEAAMAKLFASEMSACVTSKALQIHGGYGYTRDYPLERYCRDARITEIYEGTSEIMRLTIARHILKEV, encoded by the coding sequence ATGGACTTTGAACTGACGGAAGAGCAAAAGCTGTTGCAGACCACCCTCCGGGACTTCGCCGCTAGAGAAATCGCGCCCGCCGCCGCCCGCATCGACAAGGCTGACGCCTACCCGGCGGCGGAGGTGGGGAAAATGGCGGAGCTGGGGCTTTTCGGCCTGACCATACCGGAAGCCTACGGCGGCAGCGGCAAGGGGGAAACGGAGCTCTGCATCGCCGTCGAGGAGCTGGCCCATGCCTCCGCCGCCGTGGACAACTATTTGCGGGTCAGCCTTTCCCTGGCTATCGTGCCGGTGATGCGCTTCGGCACGGAAGCGCAAAAGCAAAAATACCTGCCCCGCCACGCCGCCGGCGAGATGGCCTGCTTCGCCCTTACCGAGTCCGGCGCCGGCTCCGACCCCTCCGGGATGCAGACCGCGGCCGTGAAAAAGAACGGCGGCTACGTTATCAGCGGCGGCAAGCTGTTCATCAGCATCGGGGAGCAGGCCGGCATGGTGGTGGTGTTCGCCGTCACGGATAAAGCTTTAAGGGGCAAAGGCATTACCGCCTTCGTGCTGGATAAAAACACCCCCGGTCTTACCGTGGGCAAGCGGGAAGAAAAGATGGGGCTGCACGGCTTCATCTCCACCGAGTTGGTCTTCGAGGACTGCTTCGTACCGGAAGAAAGCCGGCTGGGCGCGGAAGGGCAGGGACTGAAAATCGCCCTGGAAGCGCTGGACGTCAGCCGGGTCACCGTCGGCGCGGAGGCGGTGGGTATTTCCCGCGCCGCTTACGAGGCGGCTTTGGGCTACGCCCGGGAGCGCAAGCAGTTCGGGCAGGCATTGGCTGATTTCCAGGGTATCCAGTGGCAGTTGGCGGACATGGCCACGCAGCTAGACGCCGCCCGCCTTTTGACCCGCCGCGCCGCCTTTCTCTGCGATGCCGGGCGGCCCTTCGTTAAAGAGGCGGCCATGGCCAAGCTCTTCGCCTCGGAAATGTCCGCTTGCGTCACCTCCAAAGCGCTACAAATTCATGGCGGCTACGGCTATACCCGGGACTACCCGCTGGAGCGCTATTGCCGCGACGCCCGGATTACGGAAATCTATGAAGGAACCTCGGAAATCATGCGGCTGACCATCGCCCGCCATATCTTGAAGGAGGTCTGA
- the meaB gene encoding methylmalonyl Co-A mutase-associated GTPase MeaB: protein MSLAAKVLKGDVPAAARLITLIEDESPDAFAEMESLYPHTGRAYIIGVTGAPGVGKSTLTDCLIASFRGKKMSVGVIAIDPTSALTGGALLGDRIRMQRHAADPAVFIRSLATRGWVGGLAKAAIGAARVMDALGKDVILVETVGSGQVELDIVKAADTTLLVLAPGAGDEIQAMKAGILESADVIAVNKADKEGADRLKTDLEAMLAMRPRPESGWPVPLVLTEAVNDKGIKELSAALMKHRDYLQNSGELLERRRERVKLELLETIKGQLKDMIQSLDTGDSLEKLVEAILQGKTTPRRAARAMIERLKNG from the coding sequence ATGAGCCTCGCCGCTAAAGTATTGAAAGGTGACGTCCCCGCCGCCGCCCGCCTTATCACCCTCATCGAGGATGAAAGCCCGGACGCTTTCGCGGAGATGGAAAGCCTGTACCCTCACACGGGGCGGGCCTATATCATAGGCGTGACCGGCGCGCCCGGCGTGGGCAAGAGCACGCTGACGGACTGCCTTATAGCCTCGTTCCGCGGGAAAAAAATGTCTGTGGGCGTCATCGCTATCGACCCCACCTCCGCCCTGACCGGCGGGGCTTTGCTGGGGGACCGCATACGCATGCAGCGCCATGCCGCCGACCCCGCCGTGTTCATCCGCTCCCTGGCCACCCGGGGCTGGGTGGGGGGGCTGGCTAAAGCGGCCATCGGCGCGGCGCGGGTCATGGACGCCTTGGGCAAGGACGTTATCCTGGTGGAGACGGTGGGGTCGGGGCAGGTGGAGCTGGATATCGTTAAAGCGGCGGACACCACGCTGCTGGTGCTCGCTCCCGGCGCCGGTGATGAAATCCAGGCGATGAAAGCCGGCATCCTGGAGTCGGCGGACGTTATCGCCGTCAACAAGGCCGATAAGGAAGGCGCCGACCGACTCAAGACCGATTTGGAGGCGATGCTGGCGATGCGCCCCCGCCCTGAAAGCGGTTGGCCGGTACCCCTGGTCTTGACCGAGGCGGTTAACGATAAAGGAATAAAAGAGCTGTCCGCCGCCTTGATGAAACACCGTGATTACCTCCAAAACAGCGGCGAACTGCTGGAGCGCCGGCGGGAAAGGGTGAAGCTGGAGCTGCTGGAGACCATCAAGGGACAGCTTAAAGACATGATACAGTCCCTTGATACCGGCGACTCCCTGGAAAAGCTGGTGGAAGCCATTTTACAGGGTAAAACGACTCCCCGCCGCGCCGCCCGTGCAATGATAGAGCGACTAAAAAACGGGTAA
- a CDS encoding FAD-dependent oxidoreductase has protein sequence MVDSPRKFVVPQQPIPPEEIKETCNTDVVVVGAGASGKSAALSAAQAGAKVIQIDKHVTYRWGGGMVGAIDSRLQKKLGVKVDKDEVCLDLMKWCGNKPDQRLYRVWADHSGAIMDWLMDITDAAGIKTLPSQWPRRGDYHPETEYYKDYPVAHIHSDGIVKGLCHKLALDIVQDLAIKLGVDLRYQTPAVQLIRQGNGRVTGVIAKNKAGGYIQLNARKAVILCTGDYGNNPWMMEKWCAPAAEVARRHNIYMTRNDDLLAAKEPLNVGDGHQMGMLVGALMEPGPHAPMSHATVGPSGANAFLRVNIDGERFENEDVPAQSSANSLVRQPGQRVWQVFDSKWEKEIRHMGVGLGTFNEANDMVRGRVEELCLKADTIEGLARKMEVPAAAFKATVTRNNMLARAGKDTDYGKRADRLTTVEKPPFYAGIIEQHILVVLGGLITNPQFQPLDADRKVIPGLYLAGNTVGNRFAVDYPTMCAGLSHGFAWLSGRFTGLSAAAEQG, from the coding sequence GTGGTTGATTCGCCGAGAAAATTCGTCGTGCCGCAGCAGCCCATTCCCCCGGAAGAAATAAAGGAGACCTGCAATACCGATGTCGTGGTGGTGGGAGCGGGGGCATCCGGCAAGTCCGCCGCGCTTTCCGCCGCCCAGGCGGGCGCCAAGGTCATCCAGATAGACAAGCACGTCACCTACCGCTGGGGCGGGGGCATGGTCGGCGCTATAGATAGTCGACTCCAGAAAAAACTGGGAGTAAAGGTGGACAAGGACGAGGTCTGCCTCGACCTGATGAAGTGGTGCGGCAACAAGCCGGACCAGCGCCTCTACCGCGTCTGGGCGGACCACAGCGGCGCCATCATGGACTGGCTGATGGATATCACGGACGCCGCCGGCATCAAGACCCTCCCCTCCCAGTGGCCCCGCCGCGGGGACTACCATCCGGAAACCGAATATTACAAGGACTACCCGGTGGCGCATATCCACTCGGACGGCATAGTCAAGGGGCTGTGCCACAAGCTGGCGCTGGATATCGTGCAGGACCTGGCCATAAAGCTCGGGGTGGACCTGCGCTACCAGACACCGGCAGTGCAGCTAATCCGGCAGGGCAACGGCCGGGTGACCGGGGTCATCGCCAAAAACAAGGCGGGCGGCTATATCCAGCTTAACGCGCGCAAGGCGGTCATCCTCTGCACCGGCGACTACGGCAACAACCCGTGGATGATGGAAAAGTGGTGCGCCCCGGCCGCGGAGGTGGCGCGCCGGCATAATATCTACATGACCCGCAACGACGACCTGCTGGCCGCCAAAGAGCCTTTGAACGTGGGCGACGGGCACCAGATGGGGATGCTGGTGGGCGCCCTGATGGAACCGGGACCCCACGCCCCGATGTCCCACGCCACGGTAGGCCCCTCCGGCGCCAACGCCTTCCTGCGGGTGAATATCGACGGGGAGCGGTTCGAGAACGAGGACGTGCCCGCCCAGAGCAGCGCCAACTCGCTGGTGCGGCAGCCCGGCCAGCGGGTGTGGCAGGTATTCGACAGCAAATGGGAAAAGGAAATCAGGCATATGGGGGTGGGGCTGGGCACCTTTAACGAAGCCAACGACATGGTGCGGGGCAGGGTGGAGGAGCTGTGCCTCAAAGCGGACACCATCGAAGGGCTGGCCCGGAAAATGGAAGTGCCCGCGGCAGCTTTTAAAGCTACAGTAACAAGAAATAATATGTTGGCGAGAGCCGGGAAAGATACAGACTACGGCAAACGCGCCGACCGCCTGACCACCGTGGAAAAACCGCCGTTCTACGCCGGCATCATCGAGCAGCATATCCTGGTGGTGCTGGGGGGGCTGATAACCAACCCGCAGTTCCAGCCGCTGGACGCGGACCGTAAAGTAATCCCCGGGCTTTACCTGGCCGGCAATACCGTGGGCAACCGGTTCGCGGTAGACTACCCCACCATGTGCGCCGGTCTGAGCCACGGGTTCGCCTGGCTTTCCGGTCGGTTCACCGGCTTGAGCGCCGCGGCGGAGCAGGGGTAG
- a CDS encoding nuclear transport factor 2 family protein translates to MDVKELEKRLQAMEDLEAIKQMHQEYMLCLDNIQFTKALDFFTDDAEVEVRHSGVMKGRENYSRIYTGTLAMRKERHDGHLVAQPNVTVNGDTAKGHWIVYMFFSVPTIQWVQGRHDCEYRKVNGVWKFSKLKFARTLASQPELYP, encoded by the coding sequence ATGGACGTTAAAGAGCTGGAAAAACGCTTGCAGGCGATGGAAGACCTGGAGGCTATCAAACAGATGCACCAGGAATACATGCTGTGCCTGGATAATATCCAGTTCACCAAAGCGCTGGACTTTTTCACGGACGACGCGGAGGTGGAGGTACGCCACTCCGGCGTGATGAAGGGCCGGGAGAACTACTCCAGAATATACACGGGAACCCTGGCCATGCGCAAAGAGCGCCATGACGGGCACCTCGTGGCCCAGCCGAACGTTACCGTGAACGGGGATACGGCCAAAGGGCACTGGATTGTCTACATGTTCTTTTCCGTCCCTACCATACAATGGGTGCAAGGCCGGCATGACTGCGAGTACCGGAAAGTAAACGGGGTATGGAAGTTCAGCAAGCTGAAGTTCGCGCGGACGCTGGCTTCCCAGCCGGAGCTATATCCCTAA
- a CDS encoding enoyl-CoA hydratase/isomerase family protein: MSDFEVIIYEKQDGIAWITLNRPKALNAYSVRMRDELYEVLGAIKDDSEVDVVILKGAGEKAFCAGADLTEFLTAPPPVFARQARFERDIWGRFLSVAQPVIAAMHGYVLGSGIEMSLCCDIRLASDDARFGLPEPGLGIIPAAGGSQTLPRAIGQAAALEILMSGRWIDAREALKLKLVNRIMPRPALYEEAAKLAKKIQSYDSRAVRAAKQAVWRGLDLPLAEGLELERRLAGHKSL; encoded by the coding sequence ATGAGCGATTTTGAAGTTATTATCTATGAAAAACAGGACGGCATCGCCTGGATTACCCTCAACCGCCCCAAAGCCCTGAACGCCTACAGCGTCAGGATGCGGGACGAGCTTTATGAGGTCCTGGGCGCTATCAAGGACGATAGCGAGGTGGATGTGGTGATACTGAAAGGCGCCGGGGAAAAGGCCTTCTGCGCCGGCGCTGACCTCACCGAGTTTTTGACCGCCCCTCCCCCCGTTTTCGCCCGGCAGGCGCGCTTTGAGCGCGATATCTGGGGTCGGTTTTTAAGCGTGGCGCAGCCGGTCATCGCCGCCATGCACGGCTACGTGCTGGGCTCCGGCATCGAGATGTCCCTCTGCTGTGATATCCGCCTGGCCTCGGATGACGCCCGCTTCGGGCTGCCGGAGCCGGGACTGGGCATTATACCGGCGGCGGGGGGGAGCCAGACTTTACCCCGGGCTATCGGGCAGGCGGCGGCGCTGGAGATACTCATGAGCGGCCGCTGGATTGACGCCAGGGAGGCTCTCAAGCTAAAGCTGGTCAACCGTATCATGCCCCGCCCCGCCCTGTATGAGGAAGCGGCAAAACTCGCCAAAAAAATACAGTCGTATGATTCCCGCGCCGTGCGCGCCGCCAAGCAGGCGGTCTGGCGCGGCCTGGACCTGCCTTTAGCTGAGGGGCTGGAGCTGGAAAGACGGCTGGCCGGGCATAAATCGCTTTAG
- a CDS encoding PIG-L family deacetylase: protein MADDRVLVLAGAHPDDESFGVGGTLAQYAADGVKVYYICATRGEVGEVEPEMLKGYESIADLRTHELECAGKALGLTGVIYLGYRDSGMAGTADNKHPQALAAAPLDEAAGRIVKILRKLKPQVVITFDPIGGYHHPDHIAIHQATVKAFQAAADAAQYPEAGPPYRPQKLYYHVFPHRWLKFTVRVMTLLGRDMHHFGKNRDIDLAEMTQEEFPVHAVVRLKKPANEMRARAAACHASQMGGGGPRGRGLMGVINRLLGQKDSFMRGYPPVKGRRKEKDLFEGVV from the coding sequence ATGGCCGACGATAGAGTGCTGGTTTTGGCCGGGGCGCACCCGGACGATGAGTCATTCGGGGTGGGGGGGACGCTGGCGCAGTACGCCGCGGACGGCGTGAAGGTCTATTATATCTGCGCCACGCGGGGGGAAGTGGGCGAGGTGGAGCCGGAAATGCTCAAGGGCTACGAGTCCATCGCCGATTTGCGCACGCACGAGCTGGAATGCGCCGGGAAAGCGCTCGGCCTGACCGGGGTTATTTACCTGGGCTACCGCGACTCCGGCATGGCGGGGACAGCGGACAACAAGCACCCGCAGGCTTTGGCCGCCGCCCCGCTCGACGAGGCGGCCGGGCGCATCGTGAAAATATTACGTAAACTCAAGCCGCAGGTGGTGATCACCTTCGACCCCATCGGCGGCTATCATCACCCCGACCATATCGCCATACACCAGGCCACGGTCAAGGCGTTCCAGGCCGCCGCTGACGCGGCGCAGTACCCGGAGGCGGGGCCTCCCTACCGGCCGCAGAAGCTTTACTACCACGTTTTCCCGCACCGCTGGCTCAAGTTCACGGTAAGGGTGATGACGCTGCTGGGGCGGGATATGCACCACTTCGGGAAGAACCGGGACATAGACCTGGCAGAGATGACCCAGGAAGAGTTCCCGGTGCACGCCGTCGTCCGCCTGAAGAAGCCGGCCAACGAGATGCGGGCCAGGGCCGCGGCCTGCCACGCCAGCCAGATGGGGGGCGGCGGCCCGCGCGGGCGGGGCCTGATGGGCGTCATCAACCGGCTGCTGGGGCAAAAGGACTCATTTATGCGGGGCTACCCGCCGGTCAAGGGACGCCGTAAAGAGAAGGACTTGTTCGAGGGGGTAGTGTGA
- a CDS encoding enoyl-CoA hydratase-related protein, translated as MPAAPVIFSKKEHIAVITLNRPARGNAIDNELAIALVEACGQIRDDADIYVVVLTGAGDAFSLGGEAGLNEDCKPAAAVAAIDRPVIAAINGDAMGLGLEIALSADIRIAADTARLGLPQVAGGLLPGDGGTQRLPRIVGRGKALEMLLTADAITAAPALEIGLVSNVFPAGELAGEAQKLAATIAAKGPLALRYLKEAIIKGMDMTLEQGLRLEADLYFLLHTTTDRTEGIKSYLEKRQPDYKGE; from the coding sequence ATGCCAGCAGCACCGGTAATATTCTCCAAAAAAGAGCATATAGCTGTCATCACGCTGAACCGTCCCGCCCGGGGCAACGCTATTGATAATGAGCTTGCCATCGCCCTGGTGGAAGCCTGCGGCCAAATCAGGGATGACGCAGACATTTATGTGGTGGTGCTGACCGGGGCGGGGGACGCTTTTTCTCTGGGCGGGGAGGCGGGGCTGAATGAGGACTGCAAGCCTGCTGCGGCGGTAGCCGCTATCGACCGGCCGGTTATCGCCGCTATCAACGGGGACGCAATGGGGCTGGGACTGGAAATAGCTTTGAGCGCGGATATCAGGATTGCCGCGGACACGGCGCGCCTGGGACTGCCACAGGTGGCGGGGGGCCTTCTTCCGGGGGACGGCGGCACCCAGCGTCTGCCGCGCATCGTGGGCCGGGGGAAAGCTTTGGAAATGCTCCTGACCGCGGATGCGATAACCGCCGCGCCGGCGCTGGAAATAGGGCTGGTGAGTAACGTCTTTCCCGCCGGGGAGCTGGCCGGGGAGGCCCAAAAGCTGGCGGCGACCATCGCCGCCAAGGGCCCGCTCGCTTTAAGGTATCTCAAGGAAGCTATTATCAAGGGCATGGATATGACGCTGGAGCAGGGCTTGAGGCTGGAGGCCGACCTCTATTTTCTGCTGCACACCACCACCGACCGCACCGAGGGGATAAAGTCCTACCTGGAAAAACGCCAACCGGATTATAAGGGGGAGTAG
- a CDS encoding aldehyde ferredoxin oxidoreductase family protein: protein MAGGYIGKLLFVDLTTGNIKEETPADELYRDFIGGYGVGARILYSRQKGGVDPLGPENTLGVITGPLTGSPAPMGCRYAVVGKSPLTGGWGDANCGSDFGPHLKFAGYDGVFFTGIAPKPVYLFIDNGQASLRDAAHLWGKSTFETDDILKGEIGNAARVMSIGPAGEKLSLIAGIITNKGSAAGRSGLGAVMGSKKLKAIAVAGTGKVPLADPAAVEKLRKEYLPAFQGHGLHINGTVGHADSSAHSGDSPVKNWGGVGVVDMPDVSGLHINVFNANLTSRGGCWHCPVACHGRLNQGPGEYKYPAGTKRPEYETAAAFGAMCLNTDAEAITMANHICNYYGVDTISTGTTIAFAMECYEHGIITKKDTDGIELKWGDHRAMIAMTEKLARREGFGDVLADGVKKAAERIGKGAADFAVHIGGQELGLHDPKFDFPAFAGTPTSAKYAVDAAPGRHTGGFGPTHYSWLVINAAGLCLHINTVVNGAKFATDFLAAVTGWDRPLEEILRCGARIGAMRHVFTLREGDNPLLRKVHGRITGRPPQKEGPLAGVTTDHEAQVYWNLGALDWDRVTAKPSQQKLLELGLDDVAAELWPPKQKPGR, encoded by the coding sequence ATGGCTGGAGGATACATCGGCAAACTTTTGTTCGTGGACCTTACCACCGGGAATATTAAAGAAGAGACCCCGGCGGATGAGCTATACCGTGATTTCATCGGGGGGTACGGGGTGGGCGCCCGCATACTGTACAGTCGGCAAAAGGGCGGCGTCGACCCGCTGGGACCGGAGAACACGCTGGGCGTGATTACCGGCCCCCTGACCGGCTCCCCTGCCCCGATGGGCTGCCGCTACGCGGTGGTGGGCAAATCACCGCTGACAGGAGGGTGGGGAGACGCCAACTGCGGCTCGGACTTCGGGCCGCACCTGAAATTCGCCGGGTATGACGGCGTTTTCTTTACCGGCATCGCGCCCAAGCCGGTGTATTTGTTTATCGATAACGGCCAGGCCTCGCTGCGGGACGCCGCCCACCTCTGGGGCAAGAGCACCTTCGAGACGGACGATATCCTCAAAGGGGAAATCGGCAATGCGGCCAGAGTTATGTCAATCGGCCCGGCGGGGGAGAAGCTGTCCCTCATCGCGGGCATCATCACCAATAAGGGGTCGGCGGCGGGGCGTTCCGGGCTGGGGGCGGTGATGGGCTCCAAAAAGCTGAAAGCGATAGCGGTGGCCGGTACCGGAAAAGTGCCGCTGGCCGACCCGGCAGCCGTGGAAAAACTGAGGAAAGAATACCTGCCGGCTTTCCAGGGGCACGGCCTGCACATCAACGGCACGGTGGGCCATGCCGATAGCTCCGCGCACAGCGGGGACTCGCCGGTGAAAAACTGGGGCGGGGTGGGAGTCGTCGATATGCCGGACGTGTCCGGCCTGCATATAAACGTTTTTAACGCCAACCTGACCAGCCGGGGCGGCTGCTGGCATTGCCCGGTGGCCTGTCACGGCCGACTCAACCAGGGGCCAGGCGAATATAAGTATCCCGCCGGCACCAAGCGGCCGGAGTACGAGACCGCCGCCGCCTTCGGGGCGATGTGCCTGAACACGGACGCCGAGGCCATCACCATGGCCAACCACATCTGCAACTATTACGGCGTGGACACCATTTCCACGGGCACGACGATAGCGTTCGCGATGGAGTGCTACGAACACGGTATTATCACGAAAAAAGACACGGACGGCATCGAGCTAAAGTGGGGCGACCACCGCGCCATGATTGCCATGACCGAGAAGCTGGCCAGGCGCGAAGGCTTCGGCGATGTGCTGGCGGACGGCGTGAAAAAAGCGGCGGAGAGAATCGGCAAGGGCGCGGCGGACTTTGCCGTACACATCGGCGGGCAGGAGCTGGGGCTGCACGACCCCAAGTTTGATTTTCCCGCCTTTGCCGGCACGCCAACCTCGGCCAAATACGCCGTGGACGCCGCCCCCGGCCGCCATACCGGCGGCTTCGGGCCGACGCACTATTCCTGGCTGGTGATAAACGCCGCCGGCTTGTGCCTGCACATCAACACGGTAGTGAACGGCGCCAAGTTCGCCACCGATTTCCTGGCCGCCGTGACCGGCTGGGACAGGCCGCTGGAGGAGATTTTAAGATGCGGGGCGCGCATCGGCGCGATGCGGCATGTCTTTACCCTGCGGGAGGGGGACAACCCGCTGCTGCGTAAAGTCCATGGCCGCATCACCGGCCGCCCGCCGCAAAAGGAAGGACCGCTGGCCGGCGTTACCACCGACCACGAGGCGCAGGTTTACTGGAACCTGGGCGCGCTGGACTGGGACAGGGTGACGGCCAAACCCAGCCAACAGAAGCTGCTGGAGCTGGGACTGGATGACGTGGCGGCGGAACTCTGGCCGCCCAAACAGAAACCGGGGCGTTAG
- a CDS encoding MarR family transcriptional regulator: protein MPKKRNRAVNNPVSSEIEEVAAQVREVNFWLCVKFSDIISRYCEITMKKDDISPLHGMAMYHLVCTGGSSTPTHLAEMMFRSKHSVTKIVDNLEKEGFIVRDFSSKDRRVTHICVTAAGLAYVKNNQNKGDARARQVMDCLSAPQQKTLVGLTETLCIRMTDILEKL, encoded by the coding sequence ATGCCGAAGAAAAGAAACAGAGCTGTAAACAATCCGGTTTCCTCAGAAATCGAAGAAGTTGCCGCCCAGGTCCGGGAGGTCAACTTCTGGCTGTGCGTGAAATTCTCCGATATTATCAGCCGGTACTGTGAAATCACCATGAAAAAGGACGATATCAGCCCCCTGCACGGTATGGCGATGTACCACCTCGTCTGCACCGGCGGTTCTTCCACCCCCACCCACCTGGCGGAAATGATGTTCCGCTCCAAGCACAGCGTGACCAAGATTGTGGACAACCTGGAAAAAGAAGGTTTTATCGTCCGGGACTTTTCCAGCAAAGACCGCCGCGTAACCCATATCTGCGTCACCGCCGCCGGCCTGGCGTACGTGAAGAACAACCAGAACAAAGGCGATGCCCGGGCCAGGCAGGTGATGGACTGCCTCTCCGCGCCCCAGCAGAAAACGCTGGTGGGGCTGACGGAGACCCTGTGCATCAGGATGACGGATATCCTGGAGAAACTATAA
- a CDS encoding ester cyclase, which produces MADKTRKNKKVVARFYDDVFIRHDLTRLDEYMRDDYIQHNQDCPQGKAGFIEFFEVIFRAVPDFRYTLQKMAADGDIVMAFSRTTGTHSGGDWLEKEPDGAPLDYDVVDIFRVRGGKIAEHWDVADTFTFFRQLGVIEKRLKK; this is translated from the coding sequence ATGGCGGACAAGACCCGTAAAAACAAGAAAGTGGTCGCCCGGTTCTATGATGACGTGTTCATCCGTCACGACCTTACCCGGCTGGACGAGTACATGCGGGACGACTATATTCAGCATAACCAGGACTGCCCGCAGGGCAAGGCCGGCTTTATCGAGTTTTTTGAGGTAATTTTCCGGGCGGTGCCGGACTTCAGGTATACTTTGCAGAAAATGGCGGCGGACGGCGATATCGTGATGGCCTTCAGCCGCACCACCGGGACGCATTCCGGCGGGGACTGGCTGGAGAAGGAGCCGGACGGCGCGCCGCTGGACTATGATGTGGTGGATATCTTCCGCGTGCGGGGCGGTAAAATCGCCGAGCACTGGGACGTGGCGGATACTTTCACCTTTTTCCGGCAGCTGGGCGTTATTGAAAAGCGTTTGAAAAAGTGA
- a CDS encoding glucose 1-dehydrogenase: protein MKKQFDGKVALVTGAASGIGRVGAQIFAREGAKVIVVTDANIKGAEATVKLIKDAGGEASFVKCDVSNAAQVEAMVDKAVSLYGRLDFAFNNAGIGPDGKRVPVVNIVDCPEEIWDRTLDINLKGVFLCLKYEMRQMFKQKYGVIVNTSSIGALNAVPGFCAYMASKAGLNGLTKNAALEAAAFNVRVNTIMPGPTDNTLLFEYLTGTTPEVKKHMVDMIPLRRVAHPEDMAEAVVWFCSDAASFITGQCLAIDGGTTVS, encoded by the coding sequence GTGAAGAAACAGTTTGACGGCAAGGTAGCCCTGGTTACCGGCGCGGCTTCCGGCATCGGCCGGGTGGGGGCGCAGATTTTCGCGCGGGAGGGGGCTAAAGTTATCGTGGTGACGGACGCCAATATCAAGGGCGCGGAAGCAACGGTAAAGCTGATTAAGGATGCCGGCGGCGAGGCGTCTTTCGTGAAATGCGATGTCTCCAATGCCGCCCAGGTGGAGGCCATGGTGGACAAGGCCGTCAGCCTTTACGGTCGGCTGGACTTCGCTTTCAATAACGCCGGCATCGGGCCGGACGGCAAGCGCGTGCCGGTGGTGAACATCGTGGACTGCCCGGAGGAAATCTGGGACCGCACCCTGGATATCAACCTTAAGGGCGTCTTTCTCTGCCTGAAATATGAGATGAGGCAGATGTTCAAACAGAAATACGGCGTCATCGTCAACACTTCGTCTATCGGCGCGCTCAACGCGGTGCCGGGCTTCTGCGCTTACATGGCCAGCAAGGCCGGGCTGAACGGCCTGACCAAGAACGCCGCGCTGGAAGCCGCCGCTTTTAACGTGCGGGTCAATACCATCATGCCCGGCCCCACGGACAACACGCTGCTTTTCGAGTACCTCACCGGCACCACGCCGGAGGTGAAAAAACATATGGTGGACATGATTCCCCTCCGCCGCGTCGCCCACCCGGAGGACATGGCGGAAGCGGTAGTCTGGTTTTGCTCGGACGCCGCCTCTTTCATCACCGGCCAGTGCCTGGCCATCGACGGCGGCACCACCGTATCCTAG